In one Neobacillus sp. WH10 genomic region, the following are encoded:
- a CDS encoding ABC transporter substrate-binding protein, giving the protein MQRKGSVALVLLSVFTLFIFAGCSGIKDAGSESGGKGSGDGGTVTIGIAQDAVAIDPAFSYDFATGPVVNSITEGLLKFDENGGLVPNLAKDWENPDEKTYIYHIRDDVTFSDGSPMTMEDVIFSMKRIKDPATASYVGWMYENVDKIEQDGDWTIKVTLSEPDALWQYVPATSAGHVISKKYFEEHKENFGKPEGGLLGTGSFKFVSWQTGSEIVLEKNKNYWNKEGGPYVDKAVFKVIPEGTTRITGLKTGQLNIATEIPLDLIEKIEEMDNVRLVTSDSYLIDGIEFNTQRKPFDDPKVRQAMNYALDKEKILKQIVKDAGIPAEGSTVPPVMWAFSKDKWEAAKKELPDYSYDFRKAKKLLAESSVPDGFEATISTDGDSLRMNAALALQAAVKPLGIELKIEKLTGEELMTRTFGGARDYDIAVQNWGSDFPDPSGNLSPLFHSDNTAEGGANYANYKNAEVDKLLEEQEKLIDDDKRAELMIKAQKIIAEDSPWITLSHQKQKMAMTNNVEGYHITPLWYWCDILKDIKLK; this is encoded by the coding sequence ATGCAGAGAAAAGGAAGTGTAGCACTCGTTTTATTAAGCGTTTTCACACTATTCATATTTGCAGGGTGTTCCGGCATAAAAGATGCAGGCTCAGAAAGTGGTGGAAAAGGCAGCGGAGATGGCGGAACGGTCACAATTGGGATTGCACAGGACGCCGTTGCTATTGATCCAGCCTTTTCCTACGATTTTGCGACGGGACCAGTAGTTAACTCAATTACAGAAGGACTACTTAAATTTGATGAAAATGGCGGACTTGTTCCTAACCTTGCAAAGGATTGGGAGAATCCTGATGAGAAGACATATATTTATCATATCCGTGATGATGTAACATTCTCAGACGGAAGCCCGATGACAATGGAAGATGTTATTTTTTCAATGAAAAGAATCAAAGACCCTGCAACCGCCTCCTATGTAGGCTGGATGTATGAAAATGTAGACAAGATTGAACAAGATGGGGACTGGACAATCAAAGTTACATTATCAGAGCCAGATGCTTTATGGCAATATGTACCTGCAACTAGTGCTGGGCATGTGATTTCCAAGAAGTACTTTGAGGAACATAAAGAAAACTTCGGTAAGCCAGAAGGCGGATTATTAGGTACAGGATCCTTTAAGTTCGTAAGCTGGCAAACGGGATCAGAAATTGTACTTGAGAAAAATAAAAATTACTGGAATAAAGAAGGCGGTCCATATGTGGATAAAGCGGTTTTCAAAGTGATTCCTGAGGGCACAACAAGAATTACCGGCCTGAAAACAGGACAATTAAATATTGCCACAGAGATTCCGCTTGATCTAATCGAAAAAATAGAAGAAATGGATAATGTGAGATTAGTTACATCAGATTCATATCTAATAGATGGTATTGAGTTTAATACGCAAAGAAAACCATTTGATGATCCAAAAGTAAGACAAGCGATGAACTATGCACTTGATAAAGAAAAAATTTTAAAACAGATTGTGAAAGATGCGGGTATCCCTGCTGAAGGGTCAACTGTACCACCAGTCATGTGGGCATTTTCTAAAGATAAGTGGGAAGCAGCAAAGAAAGAATTGCCTGATTATTCATACGATTTCCGAAAAGCGAAGAAATTATTGGCAGAATCAAGTGTGCCAGATGGCTTCGAAGCGACCATTTCCACTGATGGAGACAGTCTCCGCATGAATGCTGCCTTGGCGTTGCAAGCTGCAGTCAAGCCACTTGGCATTGAATTGAAGATTGAAAAGCTGACTGGAGAGGAATTGATGACCCGTACATTCGGTGGTGCCAGAGATTATGATATTGCTGTGCAAAATTGGGGGTCGGATTTCCCAGATCCTTCCGGAAACTTAAGCCCGTTATTTCACTCAGATAATACGGCTGAAGGCGGTGCCAATTACGCAAATTATAAAAATGCAGAAGTTGATAAGCTGCTTGAAGAACAAGAAAAACTGATTGACGATGACAAGCGTGCAGAACTAATGATAAAAGCACAGAAGATTATTGCGGAAGACTCACCATGGATTACACTGAGCCATCAGAAACAAAAGATGGCCATGACCAATAACGTGGAAGGATACCATATTACCCCGTTATGGTATTGGTGTGATATTTTGAAAGATATTAAGCTGAAATAA
- a CDS encoding ABC transporter permease: protein MSSYIVRRLLILIPILFIVSVFIFSMSRLVPGDPAIIMAGGHQTSPEVLDNIREKYHLNKPIVEQYAIWLKNVATGDLGESFKMKQSVTNMIVERLPLTFQLIVMSMIITLLIAIPLGILSAVKKNTWWDHLSTLVAFVGVSSPVFFTGILMVLLFSYHLDWLPAFGAGSGFNENMIHLLLPSLALSFNMIALNSRITRSGMIEVMNTNYIQTAVAKGLPRRVIIFKHALRNALVPLVTVTGIQIGVLIVGTVLVEYTFGLGGLGSLIINGVQTSDYPVVQGTMLFMVVVFLLINLAVDVLYAVIDPRIRYK from the coding sequence TTGTCCAGCTATATTGTAAGAAGACTTCTCATATTAATTCCCATATTATTCATTGTATCTGTTTTTATTTTCTCCATGTCAAGACTGGTACCTGGGGATCCGGCAATCATCATGGCGGGCGGACACCAAACGTCACCGGAAGTCCTAGATAATATCCGTGAAAAATACCATTTGAATAAGCCGATTGTTGAACAATATGCAATCTGGTTGAAAAATGTGGCTACAGGAGATTTGGGCGAGAGTTTCAAAATGAAGCAATCTGTTACAAATATGATCGTAGAGCGTTTGCCGCTCACATTCCAATTAATTGTTATGAGTATGATCATTACCTTGCTCATTGCCATACCGCTCGGAATATTATCAGCTGTCAAGAAAAATACTTGGTGGGATCACTTATCCACTTTAGTTGCTTTTGTTGGAGTATCTTCTCCTGTGTTCTTTACCGGTATTTTGATGGTACTGTTATTTTCCTACCATTTGGATTGGCTGCCTGCTTTCGGAGCTGGGAGCGGATTTAATGAGAATATGATTCATTTACTACTTCCTTCCTTAGCGCTGAGCTTCAATATGATTGCTTTGAACTCCAGAATTACAAGAAGCGGTATGATTGAAGTGATGAACACAAACTATATTCAAACAGCTGTGGCGAAAGGTTTGCCTCGAAGAGTCATCATTTTCAAACACGCATTGAGAAATGCGCTTGTACCGCTTGTCACTGTGACTGGAATACAAATCGGTGTCCTTATTGTAGGAACAGTGCTTGTTGAATATACATTTGGCCTGGGAGGATTGGGCAGCCTTATCATTAACGGGGTTCAGACGAGTGATTACCCGGTCGTGCAGGGAACAATGCTCTTTATGGTGGTTGTCTTCCTATTAATCAACCTTGCTGTTGATGTTCTTTATGCCGTTATTGATCCCAGAATCCGTTATAAATAG
- a CDS encoding ABC transporter permease, translating to MMLPQSQPTAQLPATQAEKKRSIWKSPFFKNKLSVVSGIIIIMIILISLFAPLISLYDPDVQDLSKSLEPASSAHWFGTDMQGRDILSRIIYGTRTTLLGAVFVVLLSVVVGVPLGLISGYFGGKIDNLINRVWDVLLAFPTILLAFIIVATFGRGFENAVIALGIVYVPMIARLVRSVTLVEKEQSYIDAAKALGYSHTRIIFRHILPNCLSPIIVQVAIDFAYAIIDLAALSFLGLGVQPPTADWGYMLSEGREYLLISPNTALAAGFSIMITVIAFNLFGDSLQSQLDPKQRKAS from the coding sequence ATGATGCTACCACAAAGTCAGCCGACTGCACAACTGCCGGCAACTCAAGCAGAGAAAAAAAGAAGTATATGGAAGTCACCGTTTTTTAAAAATAAATTGTCAGTGGTGTCAGGAATAATTATCATTATGATTATACTTATTTCGCTGTTTGCCCCGCTGATTTCTCTATATGATCCTGATGTGCAAGATCTGAGTAAATCATTAGAGCCCGCTTCCTCCGCACATTGGTTTGGCACTGATATGCAGGGAAGGGATATTTTAAGCAGGATCATCTACGGAACGAGAACAACCTTACTCGGAGCGGTGTTTGTCGTATTGCTATCGGTTGTTGTCGGCGTTCCACTAGGCCTTATCTCCGGCTATTTTGGAGGGAAGATTGATAACCTTATAAACCGTGTCTGGGACGTTCTTCTAGCTTTTCCAACAATCTTACTCGCATTTATCATCGTTGCCACATTCGGAAGGGGCTTTGAAAATGCTGTAATTGCGCTCGGTATCGTATATGTTCCGATGATTGCCAGGCTTGTTCGCTCTGTGACACTTGTGGAAAAAGAGCAATCATACATTGATGCCGCTAAAGCTTTAGGGTATTCCCACACCCGTATCATCTTCCGGCACATTTTGCCTAATTGCCTATCGCCGATCATTGTCCAAGTTGCAATCGACTTTGCGTATGCCATCATTGATTTGGCGGCATTAAGCTTTCTCGGCCTAGGAGTACAGCCACCGACGGCAGACTGGGGATACATGCTGTCAGAAGGGAGAGAATACTTGCTCATTTCTCCAAACACAGCCTTAGCAGCAGGTTTTTCCATTATGATCACAGTGATTGCATTTAATTTATTTGGCGACAGTTTGCAAAGCCAGCTTGATCCTAAACAGCGAAAAGCAAGTTAA
- a CDS encoding sensor histidine kinase: MLLSLNLFTALIILSIVGGMISLTAIVMILITEKEVDFLEVEKKRVDLEVLLNESKLLHLSAQIQPHFLFNTLNTISTLIRLGKNKEAEQAIYSLSSLLRYHLDKKNSLVSLKEEIKYAEQYLSIQQLRFGSRLEWEIHVPEALLGMEIPMLVIQPLIENACIHGVEPSMDGGKILISATSTDGVLLLEVRDDGAGVSDAVISEFERWKTDSRSSNSETNIGLRNVHSRLKEQFGKESGLSIKKSRKGTISTITITLFS; this comes from the coding sequence ATGTTGCTTTCTCTTAATCTATTCACGGCATTAATCATTTTGAGCATAGTTGGCGGAATGATCAGCCTGACTGCCATTGTCATGATTTTAATAACAGAAAAAGAAGTCGATTTTTTGGAAGTCGAGAAAAAAAGAGTCGACCTTGAAGTGCTGCTGAACGAATCCAAACTGCTTCACTTATCTGCTCAAATTCAGCCTCATTTTCTATTTAACACATTAAATACGATTTCAACATTAATTCGTTTAGGAAAAAATAAAGAGGCCGAGCAGGCTATTTATTCCTTGTCATCGTTGCTTCGCTACCACTTAGATAAAAAAAACTCACTTGTTTCTTTAAAAGAAGAGATAAAGTACGCTGAGCAATATTTATCGATTCAACAGCTTCGTTTCGGAAGTAGACTGGAATGGGAGATCCACGTTCCTGAAGCATTGCTGGGAATGGAAATACCGATGCTTGTCATCCAGCCATTAATTGAAAATGCCTGTATTCATGGAGTAGAGCCTTCTATGGATGGAGGAAAGATTCTTATATCTGCCACAAGCACTGACGGAGTGCTGCTATTGGAGGTAAGAGATGATGGGGCAGGGGTCAGTGACGCTGTGATCAGTGAGTTTGAACGATGGAAGACAGACAGCCGGAGTTCGAATAGTGAAACAAATATTGGCCTGAGAAATGTCCATTCTCGTTTAAAAGAACAATTTGGCAAAGAAAGTGGATTATCAATTAAGAAGAGCAGGAAAGGTACAATCAGCACAATTACGATCACACTTTTTTCGTAA
- a CDS encoding response regulator translates to MKALIVDDEPLELLNIESILHSFDPLLDVFSAANGYEAYNMLKDEPMDIVCLDIRMPGWNGLETLQRIKAEWPHVKVMLISAHGEFHYAQEAIAFGASAYILKPVMPEELMSAIKKLRREIEADLEEHQLLLQAVAENWSRGEESKKLLFGAHLHIQPNVVTVIKFNRNEPSDKALWDAAVCQTLHKTTAVPQPINGHWIYLTECLERSIHTMKEKLSFLKLELAEKHQETEWLFGVGETVASSDLLKQSYDSAVQAALNKDEAVIQQCLHFLSQQYASPITLNQLAQEVHLSASHLSRIFKSQLGITFVDVLTKIRIKQAKELLENKELSIQFISDRVGFSSPDYFSSTFRKLEGISPSQFRLQKEHGKQPCS, encoded by the coding sequence ATGAAGGCTCTCATAGTTGACGATGAACCACTGGAGCTTTTAAACATTGAAAGTATTCTTCATTCATTTGACCCTCTGCTTGATGTGTTTTCAGCTGCGAATGGCTATGAAGCCTACAACATGCTGAAAGACGAGCCGATGGATATTGTTTGTCTGGATATTCGAATGCCCGGATGGAATGGGCTCGAAACATTGCAGAGGATTAAGGCGGAATGGCCACATGTGAAGGTGATGCTTATTTCTGCTCACGGAGAATTTCACTACGCGCAAGAGGCGATTGCATTCGGAGCATCTGCCTACATTTTAAAGCCGGTAATGCCGGAAGAGCTGATGAGTGCAATTAAAAAATTGCGGCGTGAGATTGAAGCAGATCTTGAAGAACATCAGCTGTTACTGCAAGCTGTTGCTGAAAATTGGTCAAGAGGAGAAGAATCAAAAAAGCTGCTCTTTGGTGCACATCTGCACATTCAGCCGAATGTGGTTACTGTGATCAAATTCAATCGTAACGAACCTTCTGACAAAGCACTGTGGGATGCTGCGGTATGTCAAACTCTGCATAAAACTACGGCTGTTCCCCAGCCAATCAATGGACATTGGATCTATTTGACAGAATGTCTGGAGAGAAGTATTCACACGATGAAAGAAAAGCTTTCTTTTCTAAAACTAGAGCTCGCGGAAAAACATCAAGAAACAGAATGGCTGTTTGGTGTAGGTGAAACTGTTGCAAGTTCAGATTTACTGAAGCAATCTTACGATAGTGCTGTACAAGCTGCACTGAACAAGGATGAAGCGGTCATTCAGCAATGTCTTCATTTCTTATCACAGCAATACGCTAGCCCGATCACTTTAAATCAATTAGCACAAGAGGTCCACCTCAGTGCCTCACATTTAAGCAGAATATTCAAGAGCCAGCTTGGAATTACGTTTGTTGATGTCTTAACGAAAATCAGAATTAAACAGGCGAAGGAACTGTTGGAGAACAAAGAGCTGTCCATTCAATTCATATCTGATCGAGTAGGTTTCAGCAGTCCGGATTACTTTTCTTCAACTTTCCGGAAGCTGGAAGGAATTTCCCCAAGCCAATTCCGATTACAGAAGGAGCATGGCAAACAACCATGTTCATAA
- a CDS encoding ABC transporter ATP-binding protein — protein MSDLLTVKNLSTQFQTERGISHAVRFVNFSIKSGETMGIVGESGSGKSVTAKSIMRLVESQNGKIVSGEMIFENINLAKQTEKQMQKIRGNSVAMIFQDPMTSLNPLLKVGSQIAEVLRFHKGMTKQQAQKEVINLMTQLSIPSPEKRYHQYPHEFSGGMLQRLMIAISLACKPKLLIADEPTTALDVTIQAQILRLMKELQQQYGMAILMITHDLGVVAEICDKVSVMYAGEIVESTSVENIFEQPLHPYTKALMDSRPKLGYREKKLKSIEGSPPDLSKKINGCPFAPRCAVKIEICATEKPALKQMTPSHWAACHVAEAAVKKGDERFDSVVTS, from the coding sequence ATGAGTGATTTGCTCACAGTAAAAAATTTATCTACTCAATTTCAAACAGAGCGGGGGATTTCCCATGCGGTCCGTTTTGTGAATTTCTCCATCAAATCAGGAGAGACAATGGGAATTGTAGGCGAAAGCGGCAGTGGAAAAAGTGTGACAGCTAAATCCATCATGAGGCTTGTTGAAAGCCAAAACGGAAAAATTGTATCAGGAGAAATGATTTTTGAAAACATCAACCTGGCAAAACAAACGGAAAAACAAATGCAGAAAATCAGAGGCAATTCAGTAGCCATGATTTTTCAGGATCCCATGACCTCTTTGAACCCTTTGCTTAAAGTAGGCTCTCAGATTGCAGAAGTGCTTCGTTTTCATAAAGGAATGACAAAGCAGCAGGCGCAAAAAGAAGTAATCAACCTCATGACCCAGCTTTCCATCCCTTCACCGGAAAAACGTTATCATCAGTATCCCCACGAATTCAGCGGAGGGATGCTACAACGGCTGATGATTGCCATTTCATTGGCATGCAAGCCGAAATTGCTTATTGCCGATGAGCCTACAACCGCGCTGGATGTAACGATACAAGCGCAGATTTTACGGCTAATGAAAGAGCTTCAACAGCAATACGGAATGGCCATTCTTATGATCACTCATGATTTGGGCGTTGTGGCCGAAATTTGTGACAAAGTATCGGTCATGTATGCAGGTGAAATCGTTGAAAGCACAAGTGTGGAAAATATTTTTGAGCAACCATTGCATCCTTATACAAAAGCATTAATGGACTCAAGACCTAAACTTGGTTATAGGGAGAAAAAACTCAAATCCATCGAAGGATCACCGCCTGATCTATCAAAGAAGATCAATGGATGTCCTTTTGCCCCCCGTTGCGCTGTCAAAATAGAAATATGTGCGACAGAAAAGCCAGCATTGAAGCAAATGACTCCTTCCCACTGGGCAGCATGTCATGTGGCCGAAGCAGCAGTAAAGAAAGGAGATGAGCGTTTTGACAGCGTTGTTACAAGTTGA
- a CDS encoding ABC transporter ATP-binding protein: protein MSVLTALLQVEGLKKYFPAGKTNFLGKHTQLLKAVDDLSFTIQEGEIFGLVGESGCGKSTTGRCILKIEEVTSGSIHFMGKDITNLKGKKLLQVRQEMQMIFQNPYSSLNPRLTIRQTLEEVLKVHRIATGNKAKDRIIGLLEQVGLPRDTMDRYPHEFSGGQLQRIVVARALAVNPNFIFADEPVSALDVSVQAQILNLLASLRDELGLTILFVAHDLSVVEHISDRVGVMYLGQMVEMAKVEDLYGEPLHPYTKALIHSIPINNPKEKKEGITLEGDIPSPIDPPMGCRFASRCPECFARCIEEAPAFQEVKPGHFAACHLYISNEK from the coding sequence ATGAGCGTTTTGACAGCGTTGTTACAAGTTGAAGGGTTAAAAAAGTACTTCCCAGCTGGAAAAACAAACTTCCTTGGCAAGCATACACAGCTACTAAAAGCCGTAGATGATCTTTCCTTTACTATACAGGAAGGGGAAATATTCGGCCTTGTCGGCGAAAGCGGATGCGGTAAGTCAACAACAGGCAGATGTATTTTAAAGATTGAAGAGGTAACTAGTGGTAGCATACATTTTATGGGTAAGGACATTACTAATCTAAAAGGCAAAAAGCTTTTACAAGTAAGACAGGAAATGCAAATGATTTTCCAAAATCCTTATTCCTCTTTGAATCCAAGGCTGACAATCCGTCAGACGCTGGAGGAAGTGTTAAAGGTGCACCGGATAGCAACGGGAAATAAAGCGAAAGACAGAATCATAGGGTTGCTGGAACAGGTTGGACTACCGAGAGATACCATGGACCGTTATCCGCATGAGTTCAGCGGCGGACAACTGCAGCGTATTGTGGTGGCAAGAGCATTGGCTGTGAATCCTAATTTTATTTTTGCTGATGAACCGGTTTCTGCTCTAGATGTTTCTGTACAAGCCCAAATTTTAAATTTACTGGCCTCGTTACGGGATGAGCTTGGGTTGACAATACTTTTTGTGGCACATGACTTAAGTGTTGTGGAGCATATCAGTGATCGAGTCGGAGTCATGTATCTGGGACAAATGGTGGAAATGGCTAAAGTAGAAGACTTATATGGTGAGCCTTTGCATCCTTATACCAAAGCATTAATTCACTCAATTCCAATCAATAACCCAAAAGAAAAGAAAGAAGGAATCACACTGGAAGGGGATATTCCAAGTCCTATAGATCCTCCGATGGGCTGTCGTTTTGCTTCTAGATGTCCTGAATGCTTTGCTCGCTGTATAGAAGAAGCACCTGCTTTTCAAGAAGTAAAGCCGGGACATTTTGCAGCGTGCCATTTATATATTAGTAACGAGAAATAG
- a CDS encoding M42 family metallopeptidase has translation MNSLKELLVEFDAIHGVAGDEERVAQALQNHLKPVTDEYFEDALGNQVFIRKGSNPDFKIMLAAHMDEIGYIVHNIDAEGFVYILPVGYHDCRTAFNQVLTIYTEKGPVTGITGGKPAHIVTPEEAKLAIPIEELYIDVGTTSKEETLALGVQIGDYLTFQRTGQFLNDSKIFTGKAVDNRAACAVMVEVMKRLADKNIVPTVYGVGTVQEEMGIRGSIPISNRIQPDIGLALDVCLSGGTPALTEKDIAITLGEGPALMLYDWTPDSGHGNNVPKKLTRKLIQTAEKNNIPYQREVVLNGGTDAWAMSIAGNGALASCISFPSRNIHSATGCVHMDDLEYSVQLVVAFIDSLQEKL, from the coding sequence ATGAATTCATTAAAAGAACTTTTAGTAGAATTTGATGCCATTCATGGTGTGGCAGGGGATGAAGAACGCGTTGCACAAGCCCTACAGAATCATTTAAAACCAGTGACAGACGAATATTTTGAAGATGCACTAGGAAACCAAGTATTTATCAGAAAGGGAAGCAATCCAGATTTTAAGATTATGCTTGCCGCTCACATGGATGAAATTGGATATATCGTCCACAATATTGATGCTGAAGGTTTCGTTTATATTTTACCAGTTGGTTATCACGACTGCAGAACGGCTTTCAACCAAGTGCTCACAATTTACACAGAAAAAGGGCCCGTCACCGGCATAACCGGAGGCAAGCCAGCACACATTGTTACACCTGAAGAGGCAAAGCTCGCCATTCCGATTGAAGAGTTATATATTGATGTCGGAACAACAAGTAAAGAAGAAACATTGGCACTTGGCGTGCAGATCGGTGATTACTTGACTTTTCAAAGAACGGGACAATTTCTAAACGACAGTAAAATTTTCACAGGAAAAGCTGTCGATAACCGTGCAGCCTGTGCAGTGATGGTTGAAGTTATGAAACGCTTGGCAGATAAAAATATCGTTCCAACGGTTTATGGAGTGGGAACTGTGCAGGAAGAGATGGGCATCCGCGGCTCCATTCCTATCTCAAACAGAATTCAGCCTGATATTGGCCTTGCTCTTGATGTTTGTCTTTCTGGAGGAACACCTGCTTTAACTGAAAAAGATATTGCAATTACACTTGGTGAAGGACCAGCCCTCATGCTATACGACTGGACACCAGATAGTGGACATGGAAATAACGTGCCAAAGAAGTTAACTCGCAAATTAATCCAGACAGCAGAGAAAAATAATATCCCTTATCAGCGGGAAGTTGTTCTGAATGGCGGAACAGATGCCTGGGCCATGAGTATAGCAGGCAACGGAGCTCTGGCCAGTTGTATTTCTTTCCCGTCCCGTAACATCCATTCAGCGACCGGATGTGTTCATATGGATGATTTGGAATATTCCGTACAGCTAGTTGTGGCATTTATTGACTCCTTACAAGAGAAATTATGA